A region of the Channa argus isolate prfri chromosome 3, Channa argus male v1.0, whole genome shotgun sequence genome:
CTAAAATCCCATGGGTAATAATGTGGAGACTAAACACCAAAATCTACAGTAATTACCTGGAAACACCAATGGTAGCCAGTTCCATCATAATATATTTTAGTctgattctatttttttaaagcagcacaagactttatatataataattaaaatgctttttatctGCATTTATATCGGCCTTTATTTctacagggagagagaagaagatAAAGAAATGGCGGATTTCCTGAACTCCAAAGTACCAAGAAATATGAAGAAGACAGGTATTCAAATGTAACCGTATCTTCAACTGTGTGTTTCATCAAAGAACTGACGAGCAATGGAAAATTTTACAGACTAAGGAGGAAGTAGGCAGTGGTAAAGATTTCCTGTGTTTCAGGTATTTTCCCATTCAAGGTGATTTCCtcctgaagtttaaaaaaaataaaggaagttCCTGTGTTTCAGACCTGTCTCAAAATATGTCTGTGTATAGTTAAGTGAAAGTTAATGCTGTGAAGGCCTGAGTGTTCCCTGAGTCTTCCTCtgcgtgtgagagagagactaaAAGTTCCAGAATGAAAGACATAATATTGGATTGTCTCTTTCCACAGGCAGTTCACCACTTCACATTTTAGAggatatttcttcttttcctcacaCTGTGATTTTCCTGTCCTTCAGGCGTTCCGACGAGACGAGTGCCATCCAGGGCGCAGCAGACCTCCGCTCCTTTTACCAAGACAGGTCTCACCCTTTTGAAGGAGTGCTGTGGCTTCACATGCTCCATCATGTAGTCTGGAGCCAAAAGGCAATTCCCTACTTAGGGCTGATAAAGGGGCCACACACCAAAACGGCCACTGCACAAGAGTCAATATTTCCAGTTTCAGCTTTTCAGTCCAGGAAAGACTAGGTACAGCATGTATAAAAGACACTGTGGTGGTCTTTTGGTCCTCCTCCGTCCTCTTattcttcctctttgtttttcatcacGTCTTTGCGTTCCAACTCTAggcctgttttcattttcctcttcttAAGCTCATACAATTTCTTGTGGTTAACAGTTTGCTAAAAGAACAACCCAACATAGTGTTTTTACTTATCTTTTTCCCACCTGCAGGACAGGGTTAGATAGGGACAGATATACTGAAAGTCAGGCATATACTGTACACCCTAAAGCTGCATACCACTTAGATTTCCCATGCTGAGCCCTGTCCAcgacaacattaacaccaccagaTGGTATTTATTATGTGCACCCACTACCACgacacacatacaaaccatATATTTAGAGAATTACGCTAACTCTCATCTTCACATATTAAAAGTTACTGGAGTCAGCAGGCCAGTCTAGACACGCTACTGGAACTTTATAATTAGCACTAAGGAAATAAGACTAATGACACTGACATTAATCAGGAGCTCTGTAAGGATGAAATTTCCTGTGACTCTAGCTCTAAATGGATATGACCTTCTGAAAAAGGATAGTTTGAGAAGCAAAGGTGAATGTCTTATCGTACTGCATTTTAAGAGTAGTTAACTAACTAATTTCACCCTACAGTGGACgttaagatgtgtgtgtgtgtgatgttcttATGAGTGTTCAACAAATTTTACTCAAAGTAAACTGACAAACTCACTGCAGAGTGTTGTTTGGGGACACGGGGCACTGCAGAGGAGTTTCTAGGGAACTACATGCACATGAGCACATTCAGTTTTCAGCAGATATGGCCATTCTTAGTCAGTTTTTTATCATCCATATGTATATTTCCACAAATAAGTATCTGTATTCAACTGTCTCCACAGCCCACTACATTAAATATCTATACCACTGCAGTGCTACAGATAGGCATCATATGCATCACTGGGGCACACTTGACAGTGTTTTGAGCAGGTACTTAATGTTTCATATTAATCTGCTGGCCAGGGGCAAAAACTCGAGCCCACTTCCACTATATATAAACATTATTTGTTACCATCCCAAACCTTGAATATGTCCCTATAGGAGGGGTCTATAAGGCTTTTCACTGACCAGTGGCTCATACAGTATGTCTATGATGTGGGACACAGTGGCCAATCAAATTAGGAAGCAGATCTCTGTGTTGCCAAGAAGAGTAGTCGCCATAGCAACCTTGTATACCCCATATCTTTACAATGAGACAATGAGGAAGGTAGGATGGTTTGAAGAGGTGAGATAAACACAAATACGTGAGTGCTATAATGGACAAGCAAACAGAATAATAGTCATTTgagtgtttttcatattttgcatCCTCTAGATGAATAATGTAGCCTGTTTAGGATTTCAAATTATCAATCATGACTGAGCCTCTGAATCCTTTTACACTCCCTTGTAGGTAAAACTGAAACTGCCTGGCAGTGAAGCAAACACGAGGGCTGGAAAGGAGACGTGCAGGCTTTTTATATAAGATGATAATTAAAAGTCTGTTAAAACTTTTATTGCCTTCTCAGTTTGCACTTTCCATTTTGTTCTAATCGCTTTTGATTCAGCATTCTCCTTCATGGCTTATTCCCAGTTGGTCCATGGGATAGATGCATAGATACAGCTGTCTCTTTTGTTCATTCAATGGATCTTTTGATATTCAACACTGTCACAGAGGCTTTGGGTCATGTATCACCCAGCAACCATGTCTTGTGCTGCCATGGAGCTTCACAAGGGAATTAGATGGGCGCCGTTAATGTTGATACTGTATGGTAGAAAAACTAAAAGATATTGTACCAGGAGAACAGTCCATCCTTTGATATGGTTGTGTGTTATAAGTAATATGTTTTGCCAAAACTGAACTACTGTATTTTTGAGACGTGTGAGAAATGCATGACCCACAACATGTTTCTGTTATGCAGCTGTTCACATGAGGGTGCGTTACATCCCTGGTCTGTACTTGTCAAGTGAGGCTTCAAGGACGGAGGCTTAGAGATGTGGAAGAGTCCACGTAGCCCCTCAGGAGAGAGACTCTCATAGGAGAGAGAGTCTGGGAAAGAAGAAGTTGAAGTGATCGAACACAGGGGAgataaagaagaagacagaaatcGAGTGGGAGGGCACCGAGTCAGGGCCAAAGGGGGGTGTGACTCATACTTGCTGGAAATGCTGTGAGTTTCCATAAGGGCAGTGTAGAGTGGGCACCGTGTGTAAAGGGCAACACCACAATCCTGTACACACTctgcacatttatttgtgtatgaGGATAGATTGTtcaaatgtgtgtctgtctgtatgtttgaTATGATAAAGAAATGTGTGAGTACACGttttgtgtgcagtgtgtgtacatgtgcttATTTGTGTGCAGACAGACTCCAGGATGATAATGAGAGGTACAGTAGCTGTCACTGCTTTGTTACTATGGTTACCGTGTCTTGATGGTATACTCAGCTGTTTCATTTGGTTCTGCCATTTAAGTGCTCGAGAAACACTGTTagaatctttttttaacataaagatCAGGGTATTAGgttcatactgtaaatgttcagTTAAAGCTGTAAATGGAAGATTAAGAGTAATTATTACATGATTTTCTCATATGTGGACTGAGTCAAATCTGTTTATGTCACATGTGACTGACGTGTCTCTGCTTATTGAGAATTGAAGctgctgcaaaaataaaaggaaaaacatttcagtttacaCTGAAATTTGTGTAGCATACTTATTTCAGAGTCAAGAATCTTCAtcttaaatgtaaattgttCAGTGTGATTATTGTCTTTCTTGCTGAGAGGTAAATGAACCAAGAAAacctttaaacctttaaaaaacagAACGGAACCAGCTAGACCCTTTGTAAATGCACATTGCGGAGTGTTATCAGAGTTCTCATCTAACCTTTCCGACTTTTACAGTTAATATACTCATGCTTCAACACTCAGTTTGTAATAAGATTAAAATTGttaattggtgttttttttaacaaagtagCAGTTCCTGCACATACGAATAAGCAATAGAAATCctaattaaagagaaaaaacttgttttaaggTCTCAGAACTGAATTCGGGGGTCGGCTCTTTTAATGTGTGATGCAGAATTTGACACTGCAGCAGATTGTTTATTGcttaaaaagtattatttaacTACTGGGCACAAGTTTGTGAGAAAGCTTCTGTGGACTGAATTTCCTttcaagaagacaaaaatattaGCAGAACTCTGCCCTCATGGACTGAGTCACTAGAAAGTTTTCTCATGGTTATTATGATACAGTATATGGCTGAGTAAGATCTGTttaatattactattactaaTATACTTCTAAGTCATTTTCAATGGTAAGTATATACTTTCCTAATTTTCATTTGCATAATTTCCAGTTTGTGATCTGCTTTATTAAAGTCTGCTGACACATCCATAGACAAGTGCCATAAGCAAAGGGGACACTATGTAATCAACTTTACATAAGTGAGGATTCTTTGCAGTCAgaagaatattaaaaatgcagaaataattattgaaataaatattaagtCTCCTCGACTTGCCACAAACTAAAACCTATATATAAAGTACTATATTAAGAAGCAGGCCgaattcttttttgtttttactcccTATTCTATAATTCTCCTGCTTATCAAtctctttttaaatcaaacaaatatggGCATACAGCATGGAACCCCTGCCGAAAACTCCCAACTTctttacttatattttattaaaagtgtaaGATGCACAATTTCCGTTAAATGAGACAGTACAGAGATTTAAAACTTAGTCAAACATTCAGTGATCTGAAGCTGactgaaatgcattttcaaaaaggaaaacagtggagaggaagcGTTTTGGAAGGGATTTAAGATCACTGCTAAGCGGGAAAACTCTCCGTTTTGTGAAGGGCGACCTGGTTTGAAGCACTTACTGGGAAAAGTGCTTTGATCCTAGCAGGACCAGGACTGTGTGTCCTGGCTAATTAACATTCGGCTGACTTGTCAGCACTGACGGTGCCAGCTGCAGGTGGAACCTGCCTgctttctcttctgtcttttgCATGGACACAGTGACGATTTGTGATGTATTATCACAAGATATATAAAGTCAATGATGATTATGTGACAATGAATTTTTCAGTCCAGGGGTGTCTACGTAACAGCAGTACATCACAGTCACCAGTAATGAGAGCGTAGGCAGCACTAGTGCTTTTCCTTGGAAGGTTGCCATGTTTCATTAACTTTCTCCTGAATTCACCAATGAATGAAATAAAGCTGATTCCCATTCTTTTATAAACAAAGCACCACTGACTCATACTCCAATCggttctccctcctcttcttctctctgcttctatttcatattttattcctTCCTTTCTTGCTGTATCTCCCCCATTCTGAGCATCTATGACCACATAATCAAATGATTATGATGCAGTAGGTTGCCAGGTCCTATAATTATGCCAACAGCGGAATCATGAAAATGCGGGTTTGCTTACAAAAATGACACAATAGTAATCACAGAGTGTGCGTATGTAAGCACCTGTAGTCCCGACAGAGCTTTTTGGAGACTATTACCAGAAAGGTCAACATTGCTTCTTTACTTGTACTGtcatgttttgacttttttccttccttctctgcagctCTTACATCTTCACCCAGCACATTTCTGCTTCAGTATATTTATAACACACGAGACAAAGTCCAAGCTTTGTGCCTTTTACTTGTAACtggctgctgaaaaaaaatacGCATTTTTTGGTTTTGCCCATCATCGTAGGCCCTATGCTTTGGCAGTATGCCTGAAATTAATGTTTTGAGAGGGTGTTTATGAcagataaaccaaaaaaaaaaagtaatattataCACAAGGAGCTGGGATCTGACTGTCTAATAACAAAGATGAGCATGGTGTGGAATAGATACCTAATTCACAGGTAGTTATAAAAAAGGAAGCTGTTTGGTTTTTAGaatcaaaacctttttttaaaatgtactttaaaatattaaatatggaGAATCCTTGAATACCAATGactgggattttttttcaaatgacagAAATTACCCAAATTCTTAACAGACTACTGGAAGGTTAAAAATCGGCCATCAGAGGGTCTCATTAACATctctttatttctatttatatctatttataAATAGATTTACATCTATTTATTTCCACTGGACAGAGAAGATGTATGAGTGGACAAGGCAGAGAATGACAAAACGAAATGCAAATAAGACAATCTTCAGAAGTTCATTGTATTCAAGAGACCTGACTCAGGTGCTTCTAGGTGTTGGACAGAGAAGTCAGACAGACACCTTCGTCTTCATGAATCATCTGGGGACCTAGTGGTCAGTCAATTCTATTCACTGTGTACAAACCGCGACagaatacagtacaatataatttatttctttcGTGTTCAAAAATACGTTGATGATCTACTGCACAACTCAAGtaaattttaatgtaatttaattagttGCTTCTATCCTGTGGgagaaattgtgtgtgtgtgtgtgtgtgtgtttgttaaaatagACTATGTAAAGTATTTTAAGCTATGCCATTGTACTGCAGTACTagcagtatttttacatttcacaccgTCGTATTAACATCTGGATCAACGAAGAGCAGACCTCAAGCTTCACCTTGTGGCCAGTTTGAGTAGGTGCAGTTTAACGGCAAAGACCCTctgtagaggcaggcttactcgtgCCCGGTGGTCCAAGGACTCCAGAGATCgctgtatgacaaacactgctcatttatttaatcacaattgagctgataacaaagtCTTTCCACGAACACGTTTACCAATGCTCCCACAGAACACGTTTCTCCAATAATTTCTAAGTACTTCCTAAATCCATAGAACACGGCACGAAGCCGTGTGCGTCCACGTAACCTTCCACTTACTTTCTGGGTCTCCCGACGCTCAGCTCCTTCCGTTGGCTGAGCTGCACAACTTCTTTCGTAACCAACCTTCTATGTagattgtttccttgacaactggttaaACAAACCTCAAAGGCAAACCTTTCTAAGTCAGCCAtatgatgtcattgatgacatcatcagcacACTTATACGTACACTTGTTATTCTAACCAGCTTTAAAATAcgcaacatgaacacaaacagaggAACCCCTTGTTGGCTCATACACCCTCCGTACTGCCAAATTCTGATTCTCCGCCAGGTTGACTTACACGTCAGTGGTGAACCTGTACCGGTGCGTGGACGTGTACAGTGCGCGTCAGGCGGTTCCCGGATGCACCAGGCACAAACATGGAACGAGTGGTTGTGGAAGTACCGATCAACAACGGTGAGATACATTACCACCTCCACTTCTGACACGCTCCTTTCAACCACCAACGATTAGCATCGCACAGAAGCCATTTGATGCTTGTCTCGATCCGTGCACAAATGCTCCACCTCCTCTGACGCATACGGTTCGGCAGGGAGCGCGCTGTGGCACTGATGGGACTGACACTGCTTGCAGGCTATTTGTGTCTTTTCGGTGTTGATCCTGTGTTGATCCTTCCTCACAGTGGGAGTTAGTAACGACAGAGCTGTTGTCATCTGTCAAATACCAGTTCAAACAGCAGTTATGTATCCGTCAGACTGTTGTCCCACGCGCCACATGTATTCCCCATTATAATGGAGAAGAAATGTAGTAGTTTGTTCATGGTCACAGAAATAACGTAATTCCATGAGTAAACAGTAACAGCCAAACAATTACTGCAGGttggaaaaacaagaaattgtGTTACTTTACACTCAGATTTCGTTAGACATCTATGATATCTTATGAATCTCCTGACAAGAATGAAATAGTAATaaatgacaataacaaaaatgtgataaatgtttATTGAGTTGGTTATTTAAAAGTTGATTTAGCAATTTATTTTCTCACCTTATTAGGtttcaaaatattcaaaagcttctgttttattctacacttttcaaatttttcctgttttatttgtaacttCAGGTTTTTCCCTTGCTGGGCCTTCCACGACCCCACGAAAGCGTCAAGTGCGTTTTTCAGCGCGGCATGACATCATCCTTCTGCGTGAGGTCATCGCCCAGAATCCCTTTGCCTCTAAAGAGCCAGGTCAGTCCTGTTTCAAAATGACTAATCCCCCTGAAAACATTGAGTGAGTTCCATCATGACAAATGCAGACAATGCGTGGTCACTccaaaatcaaaacattaacaataacTTCACAGTTTGCTATTACGGTACATCAAACAGTGAGGAGATTGAGCAATGGTACAATGAGAACCCTATAAGATCAGACACAGTGATCAGtgaaatggaaaacatgaaATTGTTTGCATTAATGCCAAAATCTGACATTTGAACATGCTTTGTGTTCATGAGTTAAATGGCCACACAGTTAATGACCTCCATGCTGAAtaatgttgaacatttttcaGGACGTACTTGGGCACGTGTGGGGGAGATTATCACAGCAGCACTCAAAGACGAAAACTTTGAGGTGGATGCCAGGAGGTGTAGGGAGAGGACCATGCTGCTGCTGGACTACTACAAGAAGCAAGACTTCTCCAGTCTGCGGAGGTTGGTTCAGTCAATGACTTGAGATGTGCTCGTCCctaaaaatatagaaacatgTGTTTCTACTGTAGATATGCTTGTACTCAGGTTTGGTACTGAGCGGTTGTACGCCCAAAAGGAAGATCTACTCCATGAGGTTTTGGAGCTTGAGGCTGAGAAAGGACTCTTGGCCAGCAGCGAAGGCACAAAGTATCAGGTGTGTGTCATCAGAGAGGGGAAGGTACATGAGAACAACAGtgtaagaaatgtgtttttacagatggtgtgtttgtgctcttAAACTGGTTTAGAGGGGCGGATCAGCTTGACCCTGTAAAACACAGCTTCCATTGCTAAACTTCATTCAGCAAattatttctcaattttttttaacagtggtACGTCAGACAGACTCACCAAAGTGTATGATTCCTCAGTTTTAGCTTATTTAGGCCCTGGTTTAAATCCAGGGAGTTTTAAGCACTTCTATCACAGtgtgttatttctttaaaaacctCTCAGATTGTTTTATCTGAATAACCAAGGCCAGATCCAACAGATACATTTGTTCTCTTCTTTCCTGTCTGACTATTCATCTCTTCAGCTCAACATTTATCTTGTGGCCCCCAACTGGGCCCTTTGTACTGTGGGAATTTCTCATTCTCAGTGTCAGTCTGTAAGTTAGAGTATCTCATTAAACCTAATTAAACCTTTTCTTTATCTCTTTTGTTTATAGTGTATCAATTCTATGAATAACTGGAACTGAGGCTGGTCAGTAAATTGGAAAGcagatatgtttatgttctggGTAACAACataaccttttcccttttcttcctcttggtGGCATTCAACAGCAAGTAAACTTCCAATCCAAATGCTTCCACATCACTAACACTATTACTGCTCCTGCAATTACTCTAGCTGTTGCTAAATTCACTACTTTTATTGCTATTACAGTATAACTGCTGCTACTGTTTGTAGCATCTGCTGTTACTAAATTTGCTCATCTCATTTTCATTGTTCTTCctgtaaattgattttttcTTCCCCAGGACGATGAGCTGAGAAAGCAAACTACAGAAGAATTACCTCAACCAGAGCAGGACGAACCCAATACCACTGTAACACAAACACCAACTAcaggtaaaatacatttagcacACGTGAATAATGAAATAAGGCTCAGTAAATATTATAGAAGTAAGGAAAGCCACTGCCTCGAGCTGGACTGTTGTCACAAATACTGCAGCATTTATGAACTGCGGGTGTAGTGATTTCCACTAATACTGCATGATTGGAAGAAACATAAACAGCCCACAAAACAAAGTATAAAACCCAATCACTTGTAGTTTGATTTGTTATGGAGAATAAAGGTGGTAGTCTGCAGCAGTAACAGTCACTTTTTCACATCACTACacagcagaagcagaagaagagcGTGAGGAAATGGCTGAGTTGTCGGCGGCACCCACAGCCAAGCAGCCGTGCCAGTGCTGCTGCCAGACTTACTCTGAAATTCTCAGTTTTTTAGAGAAACGCTCGGAGGCGGAACAACGACTGCGAGAGGAGGAGCTTTCCTTGCGACGGGAGGAACTAGAGATTCAGAGAAGTAAGATTTTTATAGAACAGTGTAGTaggattttaaatgtgtaaaaatatgcATCACAGTTTTGATTCTTGATGTAGATATTTCTACCTTCAAAGAATTGAACACATCGCTGTCATGATGCCTTTATTAAAGATATAAGAGACCACAGTATGTGTGCACCATAAAACAGTAATTTCATTATGATCAGTGCTCTTAAACCCGATCTCAATTTGAAGGAGGAAATATTTGTATGCACACTCGTGGAAATAACTTAAGTTGCCTTTTTTCTAAGGTAAGATTGCTATGGAGAGGGAACGTCTGGGAgctgagagaaaagagagggaacGGAGATTTGAGCTCGAGAGTCAAGAGAGACAAGTCATTTTGGACCTGCTAAAGGAGAAGGTGCTGAAAGGATGACAGAGAAGACTGTTTTTAATaccaagtttaaaaaagtaaaatcttgAAATATGTGGAAAACATGAACTTTGTTGTTACTtctaaaaagaggaagaaaaaaaaaggaaacagaagtgAAAGGATCAATTACTGTTGGTTGTTACAGTATCTATAGGTTATTGGCTTGGTCGTCAACAGTGCACTGAGATTTTAAATGAAGGGTAGTTTAGCAGGATGTGCAGTTGCACATGCGATGGATTGCTGCACTCAGTGTCAGACAAGAGTTAGACAAAATGAGCCAATGTGCAATAATAGGCTGCTTACAGAGTGGATCAATATATGCCCAACAGCAGTATATTTTTATAGAGTCCTGTTCACAGTGTAAGGATCCATTCTTTATGGTGTATTAGTGAAATAGATTTGAATAGAATAATAattaagaaaaactgtaaattgtaattTACGTTATGGTACTGCTCAAGCTTTTGTAAACCTTGTAGCAGTAACCATATAACACATGCATTTAGCTCAAATTAAAGTCAAACTATTTTAACTTGAGTTTTACTTGTTTGTACGaactatgttttaaaaatgaaaattcacTGAACATTGCATTAGTCGTTTTCATTGAACGAGCCATGAACTATGTGTCCATATCCGAGAATTATTAAGTactgtctctgttttctgtctctccctgcTCCCTGTCCCTGCTCAGTATACCTTAGTAACAGGTGTAGTATGGAAGGGAGAGATGTAAAACATGATGGACAGTGTGTCTCCAGTAGCAGGAGTACAGCACCCATCTTGTCATCCTCATGTTGACCCAACACGTTTACCTAAAAAGGAACTCACTGTaggttttcatttctcttttttgtctgCTTGTGAGCTGGGCTACTCACAGTGTCATGTCATAATGTCACGAACGTGTTGGTGACAgggtaaagtaaagtaaaaaaatcacatttttaaatgtgattttaaaacttCACCTTTAtgtcttcttttgctttttcagcTTTAGATCCAACAGTTTGCATATAGGTTATAGCTACAATTTCGTttgtctccctgtctgtctccctgTTTGTCTGCCTCCAAACTGAGTAGTCATCaacacattttagaaaacaataCTTTAATGATTTGCATAATGATGTTACTATGACACAATGTTGATTTGACCAGATGCTGCTGGTTGTTGAAAAAGACTTTGCATTAAAACACTAATTCCTTTAATTCAATGCCACCATTTTTCCCatggtttagtttttatttggcGATAAAGGCAAAttatccgctgtggcaaccctgaacttacaggataagccaaaaggaaaaaaaataaaacaattgccCAAATACTTGCTCCTGGTGTCTTTTATGCAGACCAGTGCTCATTGATCCATATTCGTTATGTGGGAGGTGTTTCAGCTTGTACTGTTTTAGATCTAGTTCCAACTTGGTAAAATACTTGGATCCATTGAGCCATACTATTCTGAAAAAAATGGgtagaaaatacagtaaattgtcCTGTCATCTTTCCCATTTTACCAGGGTTTCTGTGTCGATAGGTAAAATGTCATTAATGTGTCAACATTATCCAAAAGCTAATTTGTTGGGTGAGAATAGCTATTTACGGCCTTCAGAGCAGCCATAAACCTGTCggtactaaaaataaaatgtaacttaagaAGTAAACACGGTATCGCTGCTTTTTGCCTTGTGGTGGTACAGtatctggtgtgtgtgttgaaaaaagcaaaaaatgacatttatttgagGGATTTGGGGATATGTATTGTAGTTGATGATTATAAGAGgtataaaacacacttttaaagcTACAGCACTCATTATGTAACTACtttatgcacaaaaacaaatcctatCCCCATCACTGGTTACCTTTAATCTATAACTTGTATGATTTTAAATGCAGGGTTTTAgttataacaaaatatttacactgTTGTAGCGGTACTTGTAAATGATAAGTACTCCTTCCACTGATGTTATTAGtagggattttatttttgtcctttcggcttaaaccgtgagttcaaggtcgccacagcggatcattgtccgcatgttgatttggataGATATGGGAGTAATATTAAGCTCCAGAaaagttgctttttgttgccaaATAATCAGTTACGTCACTCAATTGGGCTATTCACATAAAGATGTTCACACAATAGTTTACTCACCCCCTACTAGAGTTATCTAAAAACTGAAGCTTTATAAATACTCATGTTACAGTGGTCTGTATACAAATCATGTGAtcaggttttagttttttaaactatttcataatatatataaattaactGAAATTACactaatttattaataataatgcattaGCAAACATATTCCCCTGCAGGAGTATGTTTCATACATCTTTTACTGATGATATTTTCCTCTGTACTAATACTTTGATAAAATAACCGGGAGGAGGTATTCAGGACGGAAGAATGACCAACTAGTGCGCTTTAATTTTATGTCACACAAATCCCACGCACTGATTGGTCAGATTTATATCTTCCACGCCCCCTGTTGTTTGACCGTAGTCGCTGATTGGATCCCCTGAACGTCACTGCCGTTTTTTGTCCGTCCAATGAACGTGTGCTCGTACCGTTGTTCTGCTGTTGTGACCACATAGCTTCAAAGTTTACAGTTGCCACGTTTGAATATTAATCAGGGGAGTTTGGGGATTATAACATAGTTGGAGAGCCCCTGGCAGGTTTTGGGACCTTTAAAATCGTCGTCGTTTAGTAGCAAAAAcggt
Encoded here:
- the si:dkey-45d16.4 gene encoding trichohyalin isoform X3 — its product is MERVVVEVPINNGFSLAGPSTTPRKRQVRFSARHDIILLREVIAQNPFASKEPGRTWARVGEIITAALKDENFEVDARRCRERTMLLLDYYKKQDFSSLRRFGTERLYAQKEDLLHEVLELEAEKGLLASSEGTKYQDDELRKQTTEELPQPEQDEPNTTVTQTPTTAEAEEEREEMAELSAAPTAKQPCQCCCQTYSEILSFLEKRSEAEQRLREEELSLRREELEIQRNCYGEGTSGS
- the si:dkey-45d16.4 gene encoding trichohyalin isoform X1, with product MERVVVEVPINNGFSLAGPSTTPRKRQVRFSARHDIILLREVIAQNPFASKEPGRTWARVGEIITAALKDENFEVDARRCRERTMLLLDYYKKQDFSSLRRFGTERLYAQKEDLLHEVLELEAEKGLLASSEGTKYQDDELRKQTTEELPQPEQDEPNTTVTQTPTTAEAEEEREEMAELSAAPTAKQPCQCCCQTYSEILSFLEKRSEAEQRLREEELSLRREELEIQRSKIAMERERLGAERKERERRFELESQERQVILDLLKEKVLKG
- the si:dkey-45d16.4 gene encoding trichohyalin isoform X2 translates to MERVVVEVPINNGFSLAGPSTTPRKRQVRFSARHDIILLREVIAQNPFASKEPGRTWARVGEIITAALKDENFEVDARRCRERTMLLLDYYKKQDFSSLRRFGTERLYAQKEDLLHEVLELEAEKGLLASSEGTKYQDDELRKQTTEELPQPEQDEPNTTVTQTPTTEAEEEREEMAELSAAPTAKQPCQCCCQTYSEILSFLEKRSEAEQRLREEELSLRREELEIQRSKIAMERERLGAERKERERRFELESQERQVILDLLKEKVLKG